In uncultured Cohaesibacter sp., a genomic segment contains:
- a CDS encoding sigma-54 dependent transcriptional regulator: MSQIEISIVYIEDDKSVQFAYRQSMEISGFTVLVADNAEDGLKLVRKNPACVVLTDIRLPGMSGIKLMEKVLAIDEAIPVVLITGHGDVEMAVNAMKLGAHDFIEKPCNNQRLTEILQRAIEKRRLVLENIASRLQQKAAEGPVMIGSSNAMKRIREMILNISDTDADVLVQGETGTGKEVVASAIHMWSSRRSGNFVPLNCAAFPDTLFESEMFGHEAGTFTGAMKKRIGKIEYAHKGTLFLDEIESMPLDIQAKFLRVLQERTVERLGNNVHVPVDCRVVAATKEDLQVLSEKKAFRSDLYYRLNVVTIHLPPLRERREDIPELFYHFASLASRQYRRPMPDIKPELIIWLQTQAWPGNVRELKHFADRYILGFVSPQIDGFSISDENRMSLTECLDSFEKQLIEDALRQTGGNVGAAAKQLLLPRKTLYDKLNRHDIKPDNFRSGAGVQTD, from the coding sequence GTGAGTCAAATCGAAATTTCAATAGTCTATATTGAAGATGACAAGAGCGTGCAGTTCGCCTATCGGCAGTCGATGGAGATTTCCGGCTTCACCGTTCTCGTCGCCGACAATGCCGAAGACGGGTTGAAGCTGGTCCGCAAGAATCCGGCCTGTGTGGTTCTCACCGACATCCGGCTACCCGGCATGTCGGGCATCAAGCTGATGGAAAAGGTGCTGGCCATCGACGAGGCCATTCCCGTCGTCCTGATCACCGGTCATGGCGATGTGGAAATGGCCGTCAATGCCATGAAGCTGGGCGCGCATGATTTCATCGAGAAGCCCTGCAACAATCAGCGCCTGACCGAAATTCTGCAACGGGCGATCGAAAAGCGCCGTCTGGTTCTGGAAAACATTGCATCCCGACTGCAGCAGAAGGCCGCCGAAGGGCCAGTGATGATCGGGTCCAGCAACGCGATGAAACGCATTCGCGAGATGATCCTCAATATTTCCGACACCGATGCCGACGTTCTGGTTCAGGGCGAAACCGGCACCGGCAAGGAAGTGGTGGCCAGTGCCATCCACATGTGGAGCTCCCGCCGCAGCGGCAATTTCGTACCCCTCAACTGCGCCGCCTTTCCCGACACCCTGTTTGAAAGCGAGATGTTCGGCCACGAGGCAGGCACCTTCACCGGCGCGATGAAGAAGCGGATCGGCAAGATCGAATATGCCCACAAGGGCACGCTGTTTCTCGATGAGATCGAAAGCATGCCGCTCGACATTCAGGCCAAGTTCCTGCGTGTCCTGCAAGAACGAACGGTCGAGCGTCTGGGTAACAATGTGCATGTGCCGGTAGACTGTCGTGTGGTCGCAGCAACCAAGGAAGACCTGCAAGTGCTGAGCGAGAAGAAGGCCTTCCGCTCGGACCTCTATTACCGGCTCAATGTCGTCACGATCCATCTACCGCCTTTGCGGGAGCGGCGCGAGGACATTCCCGAGCTGTTCTATCATTTCGCCTCGCTGGCTTCCCGGCAATACCGTCGCCCGATGCCCGACATCAAACCAGAACTGATCATCTGGTTGCAGACGCAAGCCTGGCCGGGCAATGTCCGCGAGCTCAAACATTTCGCCGATCGCTACATTCTGGGCTTCGTCTCGCCGCAGATCGACGGTTTTTCCATTTCCGATGAAAACCGGATGAGCCTGACCGAGTGTCTTGATTCCTTCGAGAAACAGCTGATCGAGGATGCCTTGCGCCAGACCGGAGGGAATGTGGGAGCGGCGGCCAAACAGTTGCTGTTGCCGCGCAAGACCCTCTATGACAAGCTCAACCGTCACGACATCAAGCCGGACAATTTCCGCTCGGGCGCGGGTGTGCAGACCGATTGA
- a CDS encoding ATP-binding protein, whose translation MMIAKLMPFIRIKSLHLLIISFLFIIISFPFYEEMKNRINSSALIINMYKSSLESSIYQYKFLPFILSQNQKIVDIVSGDLDATESGFFLQRIKYATNVATVFVQDRSGKAIASSNWDSKDSYIGKNYGFRPYFKEAMAGRLGQFYGVGITSLTPGYFISYGLRSGDAIVGAITIEINLSSLEDVWGSGPDEILVHDRNNIIFLSSNKAWKNKTFGDISQIAIDKVDSEKQFVRHLLSPIDLKRCYRVGDMTFYRNSMFGCLLPGKFSIEENIITYGWTILSLQSTHYYYALAGLALLLVALLYAIVIFSFRSFRNKYNRSILKLRNQLVENSKLASIGQMATELAHEFNQPLSAIYMLLDTSRLMLARKLYSQVDDNLALVASHIERMTQQISELKSFASRHRIASGNANIVLVANSSIRLFQATLKKNNVPLDFQASHNVIQVPCNEIGLGQIFSNLITNALEAMAAQEKKRLEIRISKEKSRTKGPDKVVVTIRDNGSGISDPSQIFESYFSTKQQGTGLGLAIVKGIVENSGGSIIARNHPDGGAEFVIKWREWIDVGTAAQ comes from the coding sequence ATGATGATTGCCAAGCTGATGCCCTTCATAAGGATCAAATCGCTCCATCTGCTGATCATCTCCTTTCTCTTCATCATCATCTCCTTTCCCTTCTATGAGGAGATGAAAAACCGCATCAACTCCAGTGCGCTGATCATCAACATGTACAAGTCGAGCCTCGAGTCCTCGATCTATCAGTACAAGTTCCTGCCATTCATCCTGTCCCAGAACCAGAAGATCGTCGACATTGTCTCCGGCGATCTGGACGCGACCGAAAGCGGCTTTTTCCTGCAGCGGATCAAATATGCCACCAATGTCGCCACGGTGTTCGTGCAGGATCGCTCGGGCAAGGCCATTGCATCGAGCAACTGGGATAGCAAGGACAGCTATATCGGCAAGAATTATGGCTTCAGGCCCTATTTCAAGGAGGCCATGGCTGGTCGGTTGGGGCAGTTCTATGGCGTCGGCATCACCTCCCTGACGCCGGGATATTTCATATCCTATGGCCTCCGCTCTGGTGACGCGATCGTCGGAGCCATCACCATCGAGATCAACCTGTCAAGCCTTGAGGATGTATGGGGGTCCGGGCCGGACGAAATCCTCGTTCACGACCGGAATAACATCATCTTCCTGAGTTCGAACAAGGCATGGAAGAACAAGACCTTCGGCGACATCAGCCAGATTGCGATCGACAAGGTCGATTCCGAGAAACAGTTTGTCCGTCACCTGCTCAGCCCGATCGATCTCAAGCGCTGCTATAGGGTCGGCGACATGACCTTCTACAGGAATTCCATGTTCGGCTGTCTGTTGCCGGGAAAGTTCTCCATCGAGGAGAATATCATCACCTATGGCTGGACGATCCTCTCGCTGCAGAGCACCCATTATTATTACGCGCTGGCCGGGCTCGCGCTGCTTCTGGTGGCGTTGCTCTATGCGATCGTCATCTTCTCCTTCCGCAGTTTCCGCAACAAATACAACCGCAGCATCCTCAAGCTGCGCAACCAGCTCGTGGAAAACAGCAAGCTTGCCTCCATCGGCCAGATGGCGACGGAGCTGGCCCATGAATTCAACCAGCCACTTTCGGCCATCTACATGCTGCTCGACACCTCACGACTGATGTTGGCGCGCAAGCTCTATTCGCAGGTCGATGACAATCTGGCGCTGGTTGCCAGCCATATCGAACGCATGACGCAGCAGATCTCGGAACTGAAATCCTTCGCCAGCCGCCACCGCATCGCCAGCGGCAACGCCAATATCGTGCTGGTTGCCAATTCCTCCATCCGGCTGTTTCAGGCTACGCTGAAAAAGAACAATGTGCCGCTCGATTTCCAGGCCAGCCACAATGTCATTCAGGTCCCCTGCAACGAGATCGGCCTCGGGCAGATCTTCAGCAACCTCATTACCAATGCCCTTGAGGCAATGGCCGCACAGGAGAAGAAGCGGCTGGAGATCCGGATCAGCAAGGAGAAGAGCCGGACCAAAGGACCGGACAAGGTTGTGGTGACGATCCGGGACAATGGTAGCGGCATTTCCGATCCGTCGCAGATCTTTGAATCCTATTTCTCCACCAAACAGCAGGGCACCGGTTTGGGGCTGGCCATCGTCAAGGGGATCGTGGAGAATTCGGGTGGCTCGATCATCGCCCGCAACCATCCCGATGGCGGCGCCGAATTCGTCATCAAATGGCGCGAATGGATCGATGTGGGGACGGCTGCGCAATGA
- a CDS encoding Gfo/Idh/MocA family oxidoreductase: MIRWGILGTAKIAREQLVPAIHASRNGLLQAVASRSGESAKAFAERFGMPLAFGSYEELLASKDVDAIYIPLPTSQHVEWTRRCLEAGKHVLCEKPISLHAREIEALIEARDKSGLVATEAFMVTYHPQWQLVRSLLADGSIGVLKHIQGVFTYYNVDPNNMRNKVELGGGGLPDIGVYPTVTARFATGKEPLRARASIERDPNFGTDIYANCQYDFGSFDMTFYCSTQLALRQSMTFHGDKGVIEVSAPFNSLNYDAVSVSLYNASHSEMKKWNFQTADQYQLQVEAIGDRIAGEDIPLFSLESSRANQAAIDALYAADLSDGWVDV, from the coding sequence ATGATCCGTTGGGGTATACTTGGAACCGCAAAGATAGCACGTGAACAATTGGTGCCAGCCATCCATGCATCCAGAAATGGGCTCTTGCAGGCTGTTGCCAGCAGGAGCGGGGAAAGTGCAAAAGCCTTTGCCGAGCGATTTGGCATGCCGCTGGCGTTTGGCAGCTACGAGGAACTGCTCGCCAGCAAGGATGTGGATGCCATCTATATCCCCTTGCCGACATCGCAGCATGTGGAGTGGACCCGGCGCTGTCTTGAAGCTGGCAAGCATGTGTTGTGCGAGAAGCCGATTTCACTGCATGCAAGGGAAATCGAGGCGCTGATCGAAGCCCGTGACAAGAGTGGTCTTGTGGCGACCGAAGCCTTCATGGTGACCTACCATCCACAGTGGCAGCTTGTCCGCTCGCTTCTGGCCGATGGGTCCATCGGTGTGCTGAAGCATATTCAGGGTGTCTTCACCTATTACAATGTCGATCCGAACAACATGCGCAACAAGGTGGAGCTCGGCGGCGGCGGATTGCCGGACATCGGCGTCTACCCGACGGTCACTGCCCGGTTTGCCACTGGCAAGGAGCCGCTGCGGGCCAGAGCCTCCATTGAGCGGGACCCGAATTTTGGCACCGACATCTATGCCAACTGCCAGTATGACTTCGGCAGCTTTGACATGACCTTCTATTGCTCGACCCAGCTGGCGCTGCGCCAGAGCATGACCTTCCACGGCGACAAAGGGGTTATCGAGGTCTCCGCTCCCTTCAACTCGCTCAACTATGATGCCGTCAGTGTCAGCCTTTACAACGCATCCCACAGCGAAATGAAGAAATGGAACTTCCAGACGGCCGATCAGTATCAGCTGCAAGTCGAGGCCATTGGCGACAGGATTGCCGGTGAAGACATTCCCCTGTTCTCGCTTGAGAGTTCCCGAGCCAACCAGGCAGCGATTGACGCGCTCTATGCCGCCGATCTTAGCGATGGCTGGGTAGACGTCTGA
- a CDS encoding S24 family peptidase yields MNNGTFSERLKKLMGDMSRTEFAEKCGISVGALRNYLEDGMPSADKALRIARLFDVTIEWLIEGTEPMRLDESEKPKSCEYVGIPRYDASLSAGNGFWNIETARVLDHIPFTAEFLRRRLGRSNPNDLIILTTNGDSMEPLIGDGDLVMVDQKKKELTDGIFAFVLNGMARVKRLNQTLTGDLEVMSENPLYRTEVLKKEELANFQLIGKVVWCGHHFAR; encoded by the coding sequence ATGAACAATGGCACTTTCTCGGAACGCTTAAAAAAGCTCATGGGTGACATGAGTAGAACTGAATTCGCCGAGAAGTGCGGCATATCAGTAGGAGCCCTCAGGAATTATCTTGAAGATGGCATGCCAAGTGCCGACAAAGCCCTAAGAATTGCGCGATTATTTGATGTTACCATCGAATGGCTTATAGAGGGCACCGAGCCGATGAGGCTTGATGAGAGTGAAAAACCGAAATCTTGCGAGTATGTTGGCATCCCGCGCTACGATGCATCTCTATCTGCAGGGAATGGCTTCTGGAATATCGAAACAGCCCGCGTGCTTGACCACATTCCGTTTACAGCCGAATTTCTCAGACGACGTTTGGGACGAAGTAATCCTAACGATTTGATCATTTTGACGACCAATGGCGATAGCATGGAGCCGTTGATTGGAGATGGCGACTTGGTAATGGTCGACCAAAAGAAAAAAGAGCTGACCGATGGGATTTTTGCTTTTGTCCTCAATGGCATGGCCAGAGTAAAGCGCCTCAACCAAACTTTGACGGGGGATCTGGAAGTTATGAGTGAAAATCCACTCTATCGTACCGAAGTTCTCAAGAAAGAGGAACTGGCCAACTTCCAGCTAATTGGCAAAGTCGTCTGGTGTGGCCACCATTTTGCTCGCTAG
- a CDS encoding helix-turn-helix domain-containing protein, with the protein MPKRKWDKFAIKAELHRQGWTFTALGERFGCHRTNISVALDRPNSTGEKAISWAISIPAKELWPDRYPKSATSHRIYDSRRHGPCTSQKVATLADNEAAA; encoded by the coding sequence ATGCCGAAGCGTAAATGGGACAAGTTTGCCATCAAAGCTGAGCTTCACAGACAGGGCTGGACTTTTACCGCCCTCGGTGAACGGTTCGGTTGTCACCGAACCAACATCAGCGTCGCACTGGACCGCCCCAATTCCACTGGCGAGAAAGCCATTTCTTGGGCCATTAGTATTCCAGCAAAAGAGCTGTGGCCTGATCGCTACCCCAAATCAGCAACGTCTCATCGCATTTACGATAGCAGACGTCACGGTCCTTGCACCAGTCAAAAAGTTGCAACTCTAGCTGACAATGAGGCCGCTGCATGA
- a CDS encoding Mu transposase C-terminal domain-containing protein: MQSKRSVVVKDGNAPNARQRIMMEARAALLVEIERRTIVSDLSRRKAILQFLEDLTLYRSGLPTSDQHRPDKTDYAALSEAAELAAERRNSLSLRSIYGWFSARDEGGVTALAPQIKKRAKPLNEVKWFGDFLKFYARPSKPTIAEALGAYVDTLGNKDLAPTYKQVRTALSKLGNVDRVRGREGALTIKARMAYVSRSTEGLMPTSIYTADGKTFDAEVAHLLTGQPFRPEITSVVDVFTRKCVGFSISLKENVIAVADALRRASVEHGIPAIFYVDNGPGYKNKTFDADATGMMGRLGISKMHSIAYNSQARGIIERFHGSVWNPLARSYVTYVGRGMDKEARKKAFDVTRREIKTLGKSRILIEWDEFLADCEKAVDVYNNKPHSELPKTADPITGRKRHMSPNEFWAAQMAKGFEPVSVQPFEVDDLFRPHEIRTVNRCLINWNTNQYFHQALEQYHGDKVIVAYDVKDASKLWVRKIDEVDGELLPGRLICVAEFAGNEERYVSVSYEQAAIEKRARAQKRRLTDKMDKVDDQLRSDLVLEHNPAENLNVLDGFASTSSEADASLELIEPAPVLEISPSKPRKRVFSTDEELAAWVIEHPEELTPSRKKVLTGCLQRSTSLELFRLNGVDVEALRNVLRAAA, translated from the coding sequence GTGCAAAGTAAAAGGTCAGTTGTCGTCAAGGATGGCAATGCTCCTAACGCACGTCAACGCATCATGATGGAAGCGCGAGCTGCTCTCCTTGTAGAAATCGAGCGCCGCACCATCGTTAGTGACCTGTCTCGCAGGAAAGCCATTCTGCAATTCCTTGAGGATCTCACCCTCTACAGATCCGGGTTGCCGACCAGTGACCAGCATCGCCCAGACAAAACCGATTATGCGGCCCTTAGTGAAGCCGCCGAGCTTGCTGCCGAACGTCGGAACAGTCTTTCCTTGCGCTCCATCTATGGATGGTTTTCGGCTCGCGATGAGGGTGGTGTTACCGCCCTTGCACCTCAGATCAAGAAAAGGGCCAAGCCTCTAAATGAGGTCAAATGGTTTGGCGATTTTCTCAAATTCTATGCTCGACCCTCAAAGCCAACCATAGCGGAAGCCCTTGGCGCTTATGTCGATACTTTAGGGAACAAGGATCTCGCTCCAACTTACAAGCAGGTGCGCACGGCGCTCTCCAAACTGGGCAATGTGGATCGTGTCCGGGGCCGTGAAGGTGCTTTGACCATCAAGGCGCGCATGGCCTATGTCAGCCGGTCGACGGAAGGATTGATGCCGACATCGATCTACACTGCCGATGGCAAAACCTTTGATGCCGAGGTCGCGCATTTGCTGACCGGCCAGCCTTTCCGTCCAGAAATCACCTCAGTAGTGGATGTCTTCACCCGAAAGTGTGTCGGCTTCTCCATCAGCCTGAAAGAGAATGTGATCGCTGTTGCCGATGCCTTGCGCAGGGCTAGCGTAGAGCATGGCATCCCGGCAATTTTCTATGTCGATAACGGACCTGGCTATAAAAACAAGACATTTGATGCTGACGCCACGGGCATGATGGGCCGTCTTGGTATCTCCAAGATGCATTCAATCGCCTATAATTCGCAAGCACGCGGCATCATCGAGCGGTTCCATGGGAGTGTCTGGAACCCTCTGGCGCGCAGCTATGTCACCTATGTCGGTCGCGGTATGGACAAAGAGGCTCGCAAGAAGGCCTTTGATGTTACCAGACGCGAAATCAAGACGCTTGGCAAAAGCCGTATTCTCATTGAATGGGATGAGTTTCTGGCCGACTGCGAGAAGGCGGTCGATGTCTATAACAACAAGCCGCACTCAGAGCTTCCGAAAACGGCTGATCCAATCACCGGCAGAAAGCGGCATATGTCGCCAAATGAATTCTGGGCGGCCCAGATGGCCAAAGGCTTTGAGCCAGTTTCCGTGCAACCGTTTGAAGTGGATGACCTGTTCAGACCGCATGAAATCCGCACGGTCAATCGGTGCCTCATTAACTGGAACACCAACCAGTATTTCCATCAGGCTTTGGAGCAGTATCACGGCGATAAGGTCATTGTTGCCTATGACGTCAAAGATGCCAGCAAGCTCTGGGTGCGTAAAATCGATGAGGTGGATGGGGAGCTGCTGCCGGGTCGCCTGATCTGTGTCGCCGAGTTTGCTGGCAATGAAGAGCGCTATGTCTCGGTTTCCTACGAGCAGGCCGCTATCGAAAAACGGGCTCGTGCCCAGAAGCGCCGCCTTACCGACAAGATGGACAAAGTTGATGACCAATTGCGCTCGGATCTGGTGCTTGAGCATAACCCGGCTGAAAACCTCAATGTACTGGATGGCTTTGCCTCCACGTCGAGTGAAGCCGACGCATCCCTTGAATTGATCGAGCCTGCGCCTGTTCTGGAGATCTCCCCCTCGAAACCACGCAAACGCGTTTTCTCAACCGATGAGGAACTGGCCGCTTGGGTGATCGAACATCCAGAAGAACTAACCCCTTCACGAAAAAAGGTGCTGACCGGATGTCTCCAGCGCAGCACCTCTTTGGAACTGTTCCGCCTCAATGGTGTCGACGTGGAAGCCCTTCGAAACGTCCTCCGCGCCGCCGCCTGA
- a CDS encoding ATP-binding protein translates to MRNVFVETSNVSRFLSALDRLSQRGADEACLVVVDGAPGLGKTTTLKHWVAQTGSVYLRAKKEWTPNWFMTELLENLRVTPPHAFQKKYKTALEELASRQASAQMANRTFGLVIDEADHVSSKSPILETIRDISDMIELPTILVGMGKVNDNLKRFPQVASRVSQKVRFENCSEDDVNALISGRCEVPVAPDLTKFILKASGGYNREILEAIANIERFGLRNEPDEGGLTMADMVGETLLIDRQRNLPIAVPEMM, encoded by the coding sequence ATGCGGAATGTTTTTGTCGAGACCAGCAATGTCTCGCGCTTTCTCTCAGCCTTGGACCGGCTTAGCCAGCGTGGCGCTGATGAGGCCTGCCTTGTTGTCGTGGATGGCGCACCGGGGCTGGGCAAGACGACAACCCTCAAACACTGGGTTGCCCAGACCGGAAGTGTTTATCTCCGGGCAAAGAAGGAATGGACACCCAACTGGTTTATGACCGAGCTTTTGGAAAACCTGCGGGTAACGCCGCCTCATGCATTCCAGAAGAAATACAAAACGGCGTTGGAGGAACTGGCGAGCCGTCAGGCCTCAGCCCAGATGGCCAATAGAACCTTTGGTCTTGTCATTGATGAAGCCGACCACGTTTCCAGCAAATCCCCCATTCTGGAGACCATTCGCGATATCTCTGACATGATCGAGCTGCCGACCATTCTGGTTGGTATGGGCAAGGTGAATGATAACCTCAAACGCTTCCCGCAGGTTGCCTCTCGTGTTTCGCAGAAGGTGCGGTTCGAGAATTGCTCTGAGGATGATGTCAATGCTCTGATCTCCGGGCGCTGTGAAGTGCCGGTTGCTCCTGACTTGACCAAATTCATCCTCAAGGCCTCAGGCGGCTATAACCGGGAAATCCTTGAAGCCATCGCCAACATTGAGCGGTTCGGCCTTCGCAATGAGCCAGATGAAGGTGGCCTCACCATGGCCGATATGGTGGGCGAGACCCTGCTCATCGACCGCCAGCGCAATCTTCCCATTGCTGTTCCGGAGATGATGTGA
- a CDS encoding MarR family transcriptional regulator, giving the protein MSVTAKDLLMEQLDRLGSKKAVADELDVSRTQISLYLADKYEQAGGRVDRLEAKIIAAYSDRVFCPHLGSDIKQSDCEDCRTASIPTSDPALLRRWIACKTCPLNPSREESTAC; this is encoded by the coding sequence ATGTCAGTAACGGCAAAAGACCTCCTTATGGAACAACTGGATCGGTTGGGCTCCAAGAAAGCCGTTGCTGATGAGCTGGACGTCAGCCGCACCCAGATCAGCCTTTATCTGGCGGACAAATACGAACAGGCAGGAGGTCGGGTTGACCGGCTGGAAGCCAAGATCATAGCCGCTTACAGCGACCGGGTGTTCTGCCCGCATTTGGGCTCCGACATCAAGCAAAGTGATTGTGAGGACTGCCGCACGGCCAGCATTCCCACCAGTGATCCGGCTCTTCTCAGGCGCTGGATTGCATGCAAGACCTGTCCTCTCAATCCAAGCCGGGAGGAGAGCACCGCATGTTGA
- a CDS encoding DUF3164 family protein, with protein MSEQEKQIPEGYMENAKGALVPIETIKPEHIVEDALVRDLMTAAETLNAQLAAFKQKAFGDVEAFRELISEKYGAKRGGKKGNVTLNSYDGSLQLVVAVNESISFGPELEAAKALIDECIQEWSKDANANLRALVDDAFQVDKQGKISTGRVLGLRRLNIEDEKWLKAMEAISDALRVTGSKSYFRAYKRQQGSEERNPVSLDIASV; from the coding sequence ATGTCAGAGCAAGAAAAGCAGATCCCGGAAGGGTATATGGAAAACGCCAAGGGTGCTTTGGTTCCAATCGAAACCATCAAGCCGGAGCATATCGTGGAGGATGCTCTGGTTCGCGATCTCATGACTGCAGCTGAAACGCTGAATGCCCAGTTGGCCGCGTTCAAGCAAAAGGCCTTTGGCGATGTGGAAGCCTTCCGCGAATTGATTTCCGAGAAATACGGAGCCAAGCGCGGTGGCAAGAAAGGCAACGTGACGCTCAATAGCTATGACGGCTCTCTCCAGTTGGTGGTGGCTGTCAATGAGAGCATTTCTTTCGGGCCTGAGCTGGAAGCGGCAAAAGCCCTGATTGACGAGTGTATTCAGGAATGGAGCAAGGATGCCAACGCCAATTTGCGCGCCTTGGTCGATGATGCCTTTCAGGTGGACAAGCAGGGCAAAATCTCAACCGGGCGTGTCCTTGGCCTGCGTCGCCTCAATATCGAGGATGAGAAGTGGCTCAAGGCCATGGAAGCCATTTCCGATGCTCTCCGGGTGACTGGATCAAAGAGCTACTTCCGCGCCTACAAGCGCCAGCAGGGAAGTGAAGAGCGCAATCCTGTTTCTCTCGATATCGCTAGCGTATGA
- a CDS encoding regulatory protein GemA: protein MGRPSAPTLAKIHIAKKELGLDDATYRALLLRVTGKDSSGRMSETERAVVLSELKRLGWKPKSTDGKHRPPSSKPYIRLMYAIAKNIDAKGYWELPFKEALRAFVKKETGIDNPEWLTFEQASPVIEALKKIERRAS from the coding sequence ATGGGACGTCCTAGTGCACCAACGCTTGCCAAAATCCATATTGCGAAGAAGGAACTGGGGCTTGATGACGCCACCTACCGGGCCTTGCTTCTGCGTGTAACCGGCAAAGACAGCTCTGGTCGAATGAGTGAAACCGAACGGGCAGTCGTGCTGAGCGAGCTGAAGCGGCTGGGTTGGAAGCCCAAAAGCACAGACGGCAAACACCGACCACCTTCCTCAAAGCCCTATATCCGGCTGATGTATGCCATTGCCAAGAATATCGACGCGAAAGGCTACTGGGAGCTTCCCTTCAAGGAGGCCCTGCGTGCCTTTGTGAAGAAAGAGACCGGCATTGATAACCCGGAATGGCTGACGTTCGAGCAAGCCAGCCCGGTGATCGAAGCCCTCAAGAAAATTGAACGGAGGGCTTCGTGA
- a CDS encoding N-acetylmuramidase domain-containing protein: MSVVAQLRQGGGEVTDITATIEAFASRIGCEVNVLRAILEVESGGDDYDNQGRLIILPEKHVFNRQLPKGLRKKALSLRLSASQWSRANYKGLGGKGSDQRWTLMEKWARLDEEAALKSASYASFQGMGFNHRLCGYGTVSEFVLSLAQSSTHCVEAFLSFLENSGLADELREKDWEGIARRYNGSGQVTHYANLMRKAYERFGGSEGARKGKASARFTMLRLGSEGYMVKALQERLCELGYHVKVDSDFGPATRRAVVAFQVDHGLKTDGMVGPKTQSALEVAVPINLQLGNSRDSLTVADLRNSGSDTVRKADWLTRLGGAVLGTGTLAGGLDGADPGGLLDGLGQMTATMQSLRVQLSPLFTLIADNKWLAFGLVGLAIIFVAHQIKQRRLMDAQNWRHVG; this comes from the coding sequence ATGTCTGTTGTTGCCCAGTTGCGCCAAGGCGGTGGCGAAGTCACCGATATCACAGCCACCATTGAAGCCTTTGCCAGTCGTATCGGCTGCGAGGTCAACGTGCTTCGCGCCATCCTTGAGGTGGAAAGTGGTGGCGATGACTATGATAATCAGGGCCGCCTGATCATCCTGCCAGAGAAGCACGTCTTTAATCGCCAGTTGCCGAAAGGGCTGCGCAAGAAGGCTTTGAGTTTGCGCTTGTCGGCAAGCCAGTGGTCTCGTGCCAACTATAAAGGGCTTGGCGGCAAGGGATCAGATCAGCGCTGGACGCTCATGGAAAAATGGGCGCGTCTCGATGAGGAGGCCGCGCTCAAGTCCGCCTCCTATGCTTCTTTTCAGGGGATGGGGTTCAATCATCGCCTTTGCGGCTATGGCACTGTTTCCGAATTCGTCCTGTCTTTGGCTCAATCCAGCACCCATTGTGTTGAAGCCTTCCTTTCCTTCCTTGAAAATTCCGGCCTTGCTGATGAGTTGCGTGAGAAAGACTGGGAGGGGATTGCCCGCCGCTACAATGGCTCCGGTCAGGTGACCCATTATGCAAACCTGATGCGCAAGGCATATGAACGCTTTGGCGGATCGGAAGGGGCAAGGAAGGGCAAAGCATCAGCTCGGTTCACCATGCTCCGGCTTGGCTCGGAAGGCTACATGGTCAAGGCCTTGCAGGAGCGGCTCTGCGAGCTGGGTTATCATGTCAAGGTTGATAGCGATTTTGGCCCTGCCACCCGCCGTGCAGTGGTGGCTTTTCAAGTTGATCATGGCCTGAAGACAGACGGCATGGTTGGCCCCAAAACCCAATCTGCTCTCGAAGTCGCTGTACCGATCAATCTGCAGCTCGGTAATAGCCGGGATAGCCTGACGGTCGCAGACTTGCGCAATTCCGGTTCCGACACCGTTAGGAAGGCCGATTGGCTAACGCGGCTTGGCGGTGCAGTTCTGGGCACTGGCACCCTTGCCGGTGGGCTGGATGGGGCAGACCCTGGAGGCCTGCTTGATGGTCTGGGCCAAATGACCGCAACTATGCAGTCTCTTCGGGTGCAGCTATCACCACTCTTTACTTTGATTGCTGACAACAAGTGGCTGGCTTTCGGTCTGGTCGGCCTTGCCATCATCTTTGTCGCCCATCAGATCAAACAGCGCCGCTTGATGGATGCTCAAAACTGGAGGCATGTGGGATGA